TTAATACGCTAAGCAAACTTAAACAAAACTTTATTCTTATAAAGTTAATGCTCCATCATATTACTGATGGAGCACATTACCTAGCGACCACCTACTCTCCCACACAGTCGCCCATGCAGTACCATCAGCCGTCTAAGTCTTAACCTTCGTGTTCGGTATGGGTACGGGTGTAACCCTTAGACGCATCATCACTAGATTTTTAAAAGCAAAAGCTTTTCAACACTTATATATTATACTTGTTATGTTGAAGCTTGTCAATATAAATTTTATAATATAATTTCTAAATTTTATTTATCATACCATAAACTTTATCTAATTTCTTTTTACTCTCTTCTATTCTCTTCAATAGTTTTCTTCTATTAGAATCTATAACCTTGTATCTTTTTGTGCTTCTTTCTTCTAATAATTTTATATCACTTAATTGTTCCGAATCATACTCTATATCTTTTTCTAACTTCTCTAAATCTAATAAACATCTATTATATATATCACTCAAATAGGAAATCAGATATTCCTGTGATACATTTTCAAAATCAATTTCTTTTTTATAATTATCTTTGACTTCATCTATATCCATATTACTAACTCCAGAAAATAAATACTACTAATAATTATATTCAATAAGCTATATATATATGAATTGATTTGGCGCCTTAAAATTTTATTATTTATGCTAGTTTCAGTTTATAGATATACAAAGTTTATATTTTCAAATTCTTGTCTCATAATCCAATAGAGTTTTGAAAATAGTTTTAAGATTGAAATATAGCATTCTTCATAACTACATAAAACATTGTTTATACAAAAGACCATTCTGCAATACTAATCCCAGGTTTTAAAGATGTATTTTCATCTACTATACCACACATATCTTCATCAATAATGTCTTGGCATATGATTTCTCCACACTTATTATCACAACTCAAAATTTCTTTATTCTTACCACTTCTCCTTTTCGTGTTTTTTTTACTTATTAGCATTATAGGAGGATCTTTCTTAGAGATATCTTTATTTGCTTTGTCCCACATTTTTTCATTGATTTCAATACACTTGTTATTTGGCACATCTAAATCATCTATATTATTCTTTGTAGTACTTTTCAGAGAACTGTCAAGCTTCTTATCCTCTTTCGATTTATTATCATTAATATCAACTGGTGCTTCAAAGTTTTCATCTAATAATCCATGAATATTCTTTATCTCTGTATTTTGGTCCTCACATATTTCTTTATCTTTAACCTTAATATTTTGATGTTTTACAAAATTCTTAACCATATATATCTTATCTTCAATAAATTCAACCATCTCTAACTCGATAAATGTTTCTAATGCTAGTTTAACTTGG
This genomic stretch from Clostridium fungisolvens harbors:
- a CDS encoding phage replisome organizer N-terminal domain-containing protein, which produces MRERKYVKFRVDMYDDTKFKIIDRKPERDVIHYIWNRIVMLAGKVNMEGNLFLSKSIPYTIESLSIEFNRDSDQVKLALETFIELEMVEFIEDKIYMVKNFVKHQNIKVKDKEICEDQNTEIKNIHGLLDENFEAPVDINDNKSKEDKKLDSSLKSTTKNNIDDLDVPNNKCIEINEKMWDKANKDISKKDPPIMLISKKNTKRRSGKNKEILSCDNKCGEIICQDIIDEDMCGIVDENTSLKPGISIAEWSFV